The window ttccacactgatcacagctataaggctttaCTCCTGTGTGTGTTAGCTTGTGTGTGGTCAGGTGGACTGCCTGattgaagctcttcccacactgatcacagctataaggctttaCTCCTGTGTGTGTTAGCTGGTGTGTCGTCAGGTTGCATGACTGGTTGAAGCTCTTTCCACAATCAAGGCAGGGGTAAGGCCTCTCCCCTGTATGAATTCGCAAATGATATTTGAAGGCGTTAGAAGCAGTAAAACACTTCCCACATTCTGGGCAGctgtaaggcttctctccagtaTGGATTCTTTGGTGTACTTTAAGACCTCCTGCACAggtgaaactcttcccacactgagaGCAGCAGTACGGTTTCTCTCGGGTGTGAAGCCGCTGGTGCATAATGAAGCCACTCCTGCTagtgaaactcttcccacactgagaGCAGCAGTACGGTTTCTCTCGGGTGTGAAGCCGCTGGTGCATAATGAAGCCACTCCTGCTagtgaaactcttcccacagtcagagcagcagtggTGAGGTTTCTTCGCTCTACATCTATGCTGGTGTTTCTTgaggtgttctgatctggagagactcttctctgtcACGTCAGTAAcatgttgttgaggctccccagatgATAAGCTCCTCCCACTGAGAGAACGACGGTGAGGGGTGTCACCTGTGAAACAAAGACACTGAATAATAGGTTTTGGAAACATGGATCCATAAACACTTTCTTTTtgttaatttagcagatgcttttctCTAGAGCGACTGACAGGAGCATTTAGGGTTTTGTACCTttctcaagggcacagacagatttttacctagtTGGCTCAGAGATTTGAACAAGCAACTTTTGATTAGTGGCCCAACGCTTTTAactactagactacctgctgtcaTTATCATCAATATACACTCattggccagtttattaggtaacAACCCCTCCATTCACAAAACTGGATCGATAATTTactggccactgagtgtttaCTGTTCATGAATGAATTAACAGAAGATGCAGAATCAGATTGTAGTCTAATCCACCCCCATTGTTCTTACTTGATTAAATCAAATCTCCCTCCTCGTGTCCTTCTCTCACAGTTCCACTCTGCCCTGGTGTTTTCCTGCAGTCGACCAGCCACACAGACACCCTCTTCAGACCCAGCAGTAAGGCGCTACCAGGAGAGTTGTGACCAGGGGACTCCGGCAGGGTGGAGGGGGACGGGCTAGCTCTGTCCTGGTGACCACAGGAAGTATTGTACATAGAATATCATTAGACCAAACATTTGATTACTTTAGTCTGGATTTCTGATTGATTGGTGCATACTTCTAATATCACATTTCTCCTGAAGTGTGTCACTGATCACCACTTTCCACAACATTTTCAATCACTTTGGCACATTTTTCATGTGGAAgtggtatatatatttttttacaaatatcAAAACTGATAACACTTGTCATGCCTCCTGTCTTATGTTCAGAACCTTTGATTGAGCATTCAGTGGACTTCAACACATCTTTCACCAGAGTTAATCttggttaacccagaactaacGTCTCACGTAATTGGTCAGCCGCTCGATTTAGTTCTGGGTTCATACGTGTTAGTTGGTGAGCTTAAGAGATGATGGAACGAGGAGGACGCCAACACCTGCCAAATCGTGATTTGTCAAAATAACCAGAGGAAAACCAAAACACCTGACCTACTGCTGCTCATTATGATGtagtatttaacctttatttaattaggtaagtcagttaagaacacatttttatttcaatgacggcctagttcaggggcagaacaacagatttttaccatgtcagctcagggaatagatcttgcaacctttgggttactagtccaacgctctatccactaggctacctgccgccctccctAGTATTTAGAGCCAATTCCATCAATTATTTGGTTTTTACCTTCCACCCTAAATTAAATGAATGTAAATGTATACAGTTATCCCCATGTACAATAGAGCCACATCTCTCTGGTGCCTTTAACAGCCTTAAGTGATAATTTGATTTACTAAGGGAAAAAAGCTATCCGAACTCTCATGGCCCTGTGACAAAGTAATTTCCCCCATTTGATAAATCATGAATTAACTGTGGTTAATCACATTTTTTGGAAAGCTGAGTTAAATTTCACGAGCCACACCCAGGCCTGATTACTGCCAGACCTGTTGAATCAATAAATCACTTCAATAGAACCTGTCTGACAAAGTGAAGTAGGCCAAAAGATCTCAAAAAGCAAGACATCATGTCGCGATCCAAAGAAATTCAGGAACAAATGAGAAACAAAGTCATTGACATCTATCagtctggaaagggttacaaagccATTTCTAAAGCTGTGGGACTCCAGCGAACCACAGTGAGGGACATTATTCACACATGGAGAATTTGGAACAGTGGTGTACCTTCCCAGGAGTGGCCAGCCTATGAAAATTACCCCAAGAGCGCAGCGACGACTCATCCAAGAGGTCACAAAAGGACCCACAACAACATCTAAAAGAACTACAGGCCTCACTTGCCTCAGTTAAGGTCAGTGTTCATGACTCAACCATAAGAAAGAGACTGGGCAGAAATAGCATCCATGGCAGTGTAATGACGTTGCCCTCCTTGGACACAGCTCTTCACCATCCCCCTGCCAGCACCATCCCCCTACCAGCACCATCCCCCTACCAGCACCATCCCCCTACCAGCACCATCCC is drawn from Oncorhynchus keta strain PuntledgeMale-10-30-2019 unplaced genomic scaffold, Oket_V2 Un_contig_22054_pilon_pilon, whole genome shotgun sequence and contains these coding sequences:
- the LOC127921330 gene encoding uncharacterized protein LOC127921330; its protein translation is MSRSKEIQEQMRNKVIDIYQSGKGYKAISKAVGLQRTTLFTIPLPAPSPYQHHPPTSTIPLPAPSPCQHHPPASTIPLPAPSPCQHHPPASTIPLPAPSPASTIPYQHHPPTSTIPLP